A single Mastomys coucha isolate ucsf_1 chromosome X, UCSF_Mcou_1, whole genome shotgun sequence DNA region contains:
- the Gdi1 gene encoding rab GDP dissociation inhibitor alpha yields the protein MDEEYDVIVLGTGLTECILSGIMSVNGKKVLHMDRNPYYGGESSSITPLEELYKRFQMLEGPPESMGRGRDWNVDLIPKFLMANGQLVKMLLYTEVTRYLDFKVVEGSFVYKGGKIYKVPSTETEALASNLMGMFEKRRFRKFLVFVANFDENDPKTFEGVDPQNTSMRDVYRKFDLGQDVIDFTGHALALYRTDDYLDQPCLETINRIKLYSESLARYGKSPYLYPLYGLGELPQGFARLSAIYGGTYMLNKPVDDIIMENGKVVGVKSEGEVARCKQLICDPSYIPDRVQKAGQVIRIICILSHPIKNTNDANSCQIIIPQNQVNRKSDIYVCMISYAHNVAAQGKYIAIASTTVETAEPEKEVEPALELLEPIDQKFVAISDLYEPIDDGSESQVFCSCSYDATTHFETTCNDIKDIYKRMAGSAFDFENMKRKQNDVFGEADQ from the exons ATGGATGAGGAATACGATGTGATTGTACTGGGGACAGGTCTTACC GAATGTATCCTGTCTGGCATCATGTCTGTGAATGGAAAGAAGGTGTTGCACATGGATCGAAACCCCTACTATGGGGGTGAGAGCTCTTCCATCACACCCCTGGAGGAG CTATATAAGCGCTTTCAGATGCTAGAAGGACCCCCTGAATCAATGGGCCGGGGCCGAGACTGGAATGTTGACTTGATCCCCAAATTCCTCATGGCCAATG GTCAGCTGGTAAAGATGCTCCTGTATACAGAAGTGACTCGTTATCTGGACTTCAAGGTGGTAGAGGGCAGCTTTGTATACAAGGGGGGCAAGATCTACAAAGTGCCATCCACCGAGACTGAGGCCTTGGCTTCTA ATCTGATGGGCATGTTTGAAAAACGACGCTTCCGGAAATTTTTGGTGTTTGTGGCAAATTTTGATGAGAATGACCCTAAAACCTTTGAGGGTGTTGACCCCCAGAACACGAGCATGCGTGATGTCTACCGGAAGTTTGACCTGGGTCAAGATGTCATTGATTTCACTGGCCATGCCTTGGCGCTCTACCGCACTGATGA CTACCTGGATCAGCCATGTCTTGAGACTATTAACCGCATCAAGTTGTACAGTGAATCCTTGGCCCGATATGGCAAGAGCCCATATTTATACCCACTGTATGGCCTGGGTGAGCTGCCCCAGGGCTTTGCCAG ATTGAGTGCCATCTATGGGGGAACATACATGCTGAACAAACCAGTGGATGATATCATCATGGAGAATGGCAAGGTGGTGGGTGTAAAATCTGAGGGAGAG GTGGCCCGCTGCAAGCAGCTGATCTGTGATCCCAGTTACATCCCAGACCGTGTACAAAAGGCTGGCCAGGTTATTCGCATCATCTGTATCCTCAGCCACCCCATCAAGAATACCAATGATGCCAATTCCTGCCAAATTATCATCCCTCAGAACCAGGTCAACAGGAAGTCAG ATATCTATGTGTGCATGATCTCCTATGCACACAATGTGGCTGCACAGGGCAAATACATCGCCATTGCCAGCACCACCGTAGAGACTGCAGAACCAGAAAAGGAGGTTGAGCCTGCATTGGAGCTGTTGGAACCCATTGACCAGAA GTTTGTGGCTATCAGTGATTTATATGAGCCCATTGATGATGGTTCAGAGAGTCAG GTGTTCTGTTCCTGCTCCTATGATGCTACCACACACTTTGAGACAACCTGCAATGACATCAAAGATATCTACAAACGCATGGCTGGTTCTGCCTTTGATTTTGAGAACATGAAGCGCAAGCAGAATGATGTCTTTGGAGAAGCTGATCAGTGA